A single genomic interval of Campylobacterota bacterium harbors:
- a CDS encoding fumarylacetoacetate hydrolase family protein: MNTVRFAERLCTPSKVVCIGRNYVEHIHELGNEIPSSMVVFNKPNSAVTGTLRFISDDTRFEGEICFLMMGGAIAGVGFGLDLTKAQIQNHLKTKGLPWERAKGFDGSAVLGEFVPFSGPLESLRMTLHINGALAQEATYELMIYKPLDMIEEIKSFMSFEDGDIIMSGTPKGVASYNLGDEFVGRIYSGDLLLMESSWRVE; this comes from the coding sequence ATGAATACCGTCCGTTTTGCCGAGCGGCTATGCACCCCGTCCAAAGTGGTCTGCATCGGCCGCAACTACGTCGAGCACATCCATGAGCTGGGGAACGAGATCCCCTCGTCGATGGTCGTTTTCAACAAGCCCAACTCCGCCGTCACGGGTACGCTCCGCTTCATCTCCGACGATACTCGCTTCGAAGGGGAGATCTGCTTTCTGATGATGGGCGGGGCGATCGCGGGAGTCGGTTTCGGCCTTGACCTCACCAAAGCACAGATACAAAACCACCTAAAAACCAAGGGTTTGCCGTGGGAACGGGCCAAAGGGTTCGACGGTTCGGCGGTACTGGGAGAGTTCGTCCCTTTCAGCGGGCCGCTCGAATCCCTTCGCATGACGCTCCACATCAACGGCGCCTTAGCGCAGGAAGCGACCTATGAGTTGATGATCTACAAACCGCTTGATATGATCGAGGAGATCAAAAGTTTCATGAGTTTCGAAGACGGTGATATCATCATGAGCGGCACGCCCAAAGGGGTAGCATCGTACAATCTCGGAGATGAATTTGTCGGACGTATTTACAGCGGCGATCTGTTGCTGATGGAAAGTTCCTGGAGAGTTGAATAA
- a CDS encoding cytochrome b/b6 domain-containing protein produces MRQFSPLYRIWHWLQAVAVFGLFITVVLRMSVMHKEQIGGIVQAKLAEIGTIITDEQAVMIGKAVRAPMWDWHIYLGIAVAVLLVVRIAMVLKNGFGFDDNPAMQKVYTLYKLFYGVLAAMSLSGLVLYWKLAGEGKEIVESVHMYLGWSVFAFMAIHIAGVVLAEKSDQGGLVSRMISGRD; encoded by the coding sequence ATGCGTCAATTTTCCCCTTTATACCGGATCTGGCACTGGCTGCAGGCGGTTGCCGTGTTCGGGCTGTTTATCACGGTTGTATTGCGGATGAGCGTCATGCACAAGGAACAGATCGGAGGGATCGTTCAGGCCAAACTGGCCGAAATCGGGACGATAATCACGGACGAGCAGGCGGTGATGATCGGCAAGGCGGTGCGCGCGCCGATGTGGGACTGGCATATTTATCTGGGGATTGCGGTAGCGGTGTTGCTGGTAGTGCGGATCGCGATGGTACTGAAAAACGGATTCGGATTCGACGACAACCCCGCCATGCAAAAAGTCTACACGCTGTACAAACTTTTTTACGGGGTTTTGGCGGCGATGTCGCTCAGCGGGCTGGTATTGTACTGGAAGCTGGCCGGGGAGGGCAAAGAGATCGTCGAGAGCGTCCATATGTATCTGGGCTGGAGTGTGTTCGCGTTTATGGCAATCCATATCGCGGGAGTCGTCCTTGCGGAAAAAAGTGATCAGGGCGGCCTGGTTTCACGGATGAT